The following are from one region of the Capsicum annuum cultivar UCD-10X-F1 chromosome 1, UCD10Xv1.1, whole genome shotgun sequence genome:
- the LOC107873667 gene encoding protein MAK16 homolog has product MQHDEVIWQVIRHKHCSFMAKIETGIFCRNQYNVTGICNRSSCPLANSRYATIRDHDGVFYLYMKTIERAHMPNKLWERIKLPRNYEKALEIIDKNLMYWPKFLVHKAKQRLTKMTQMRIRMRKLALKTREKIMTTPRKETKRESRRQEKAEKAALLDKSIEKELLERLSKGVYGDIYNYPEQKYQEILDREAMQEANEEEDEEEYEVEYVEGYEDLEEEDDMEDFDGLGIRDSGLDTGIDGEDNDDDDEEAVTVHRKSGRKDSALARRKADKDDPNAKSKKKAKVLVEVEHDYTGARQTTVQ; this is encoded by the exons ATGCAACACGATGAGGTCATATGGCAAGTTATCAGACACAAGCATTGCAGCTTCATGGCCAA GATTGAGACTGGGATATTTTGTCGAAACCAGTATAATGTAACTGGGATTTGCAACCGTAGCTCATGTCCTCTGGCTAATAGCCGGTACGCCACCATTCGGGATCATGATG GAGTATTCTATTTGTACATGAAAACAATAGAAAGGGCTCACATGCCAAACAAACTTTGGGAACGAATTAAATTGCCAAGAAATTACGAAAAGGCTCTTGAAATCATTGATAAAAATTTG ATGTACTGGCCGAAGTTTCTTGTGCACAAGGCAAAACAGCGATTAACAAAAATGACTCAGATGCGAATAAGAATGAGGAAGCTTGCTTTGAAAACAAG GGAGAAGATAATGACTACACCAAGGAAAGAAACAAAGAGAGAATCTCGTCGACAAGAAAAGGCTGAAAAAGCAGCTCTTCTCGATAAA AGTATTGAGAAGGAACTTCTAGAACGCCTTTCGAAAGGAGTGTATGGTGATATATATAATTATCCCGAGCAGAAGTATCAAGAGATTCTTGATAGGGAAGCAATGCAAGAGGCTAACGAAGAAGAAGATGAGGAG GAATATGAAGTGGAATATGTTGAAGGCTATGAAGATCTTGAAGAGGAAGATGATATGGAAGATTTTGATGGTCTTGGAATCAGAGACAGTGGCTTGGATACGG GAATTGACGGTGAAGACAATGATGATGACGATGAAGAGGCTGTTACTGTTCATCGGAAAAGCGGTAGAAAAGATTCTGCTTTAGCTAGAAGAAAAGCCGACAAAGATGATCCAAAtgccaaatcaaagaaaaaagctAAGGTGCTCGTGGAG GTTGAGCACGACTATACAGGTGCAAGACAGACAACAGTACAATGA